A genomic segment from Mucilaginibacter terrenus encodes:
- a CDS encoding RDD family protein translates to MQPSGFNISEPSIDTYILVVNGKPEGPYSIDELKARKVKPGDFVRNGAMDDYKEAHEVAELRQLFGFKKQALPLQYFGSFDQRAIAAVLDWLIVSAGFVFIAFAAMLIIPDKFIRAVVTIAIIALIPIAKIIYNTKMESGPKQGTYGKQLLGIRVCDIYGEQVSLSKALSRNLAKYVSTLTLFIGYLMCFFNKKQQCLHDLMADTLVIKGRLDG, encoded by the coding sequence ATGCAACCTTCCGGCTTTAACATTTCTGAACCCTCCATAGATACCTACATCCTTGTAGTTAACGGTAAGCCCGAAGGCCCTTATTCTATTGATGAGCTTAAGGCGCGTAAGGTCAAGCCTGGTGATTTTGTACGTAACGGCGCTATGGACGATTATAAAGAAGCTCATGAAGTTGCTGAACTACGGCAGCTTTTCGGCTTTAAAAAGCAAGCGTTGCCGCTGCAGTACTTTGGTAGTTTCGATCAAAGGGCAATTGCTGCGGTGCTGGATTGGTTGATTGTTTCGGCCGGGTTTGTGTTTATTGCGTTTGCAGCCATGCTCATTATTCCTGATAAATTTATTAGAGCTGTTGTCACAATTGCTATTATAGCACTAATACCTATCGCCAAGATCATTTATAACACCAAAATGGAAAGTGGACCCAAGCAGGGGACCTATGGCAAACAACTGCTCGGCATCCGCGTGTGCGACATATATGGTGAACAAGTCAGTTTATCCAAAGCCCTGAGCCGCAATTTGGCTAAATACGTTTCTACCCTTACGCTGTTTATAGGTTATCTTATGTGCTTTTTTAACAAAAAGCAGCAATGCCTGCACGATCTAATGGCGGACACTCTGGTGATAAAAGGCCGGCTTGATGGCTAG
- a CDS encoding TldD/PmbA family protein, whose translation MAILTEDECKALLKKALSYSKADECEVSINGSNSANIRYARNSVSTSGSLSSTSMGISSAFGKKLGIVTLNEYTDEAISAAVKRSEELAQLAPENPEYMPMLGPQTYGPAAATFVPATAAITPAQRTTMVEQSLNIAKQNKLTAAGFLQNSAGFSAMMNSKGLFAYNTSTDINFSVTLRTADSQGSGYSTKGYNDVAKMDTTAFTKIAAQKASGAANARAIEPGKYTVILEPAAGIVLLEQLYGSLDARSADEGRSFLSKPGGKTRLGEKLVDERVNIYSDPSYPDLPTANWSGDGQPLKKMSWIEKGVVKNFNYSRFWAQKKGVQPIPYPSNFIMEGGTQTLDELIKGTEKGILITRLWYIRPVDPQTLLYTGLTRDGTFYIENGQIKFPIKNLRFNESPVIMLNNLDALGRTERTVSGESSQNAMIPPMRIREFTFSSLSDAV comes from the coding sequence ATGGCTATACTTACAGAAGACGAATGCAAAGCGCTGCTTAAAAAAGCGCTGAGCTACTCCAAAGCCGACGAATGCGAGGTAAGCATCAACGGCTCCAATTCGGCCAATATACGTTATGCGCGCAACTCGGTATCTACCAGCGGCTCGCTTAGCTCAACCAGCATGGGCATATCATCAGCCTTTGGTAAAAAGCTGGGCATTGTTACCCTTAACGAATATACAGACGAGGCAATATCCGCAGCCGTAAAAAGGTCTGAAGAACTGGCGCAGCTAGCACCCGAGAACCCGGAGTACATGCCAATGCTTGGCCCGCAAACCTACGGCCCTGCTGCCGCAACGTTTGTTCCCGCTACTGCAGCTATTACGCCCGCACAGCGCACCACCATGGTAGAGCAAAGCCTTAACATAGCCAAGCAAAACAAGCTTACTGCCGCCGGCTTCCTGCAAAACAGCGCGGGTTTTTCTGCAATGATGAATTCCAAAGGCCTGTTTGCGTATAATACATCTACAGACATCAATTTTTCGGTTACGCTGCGTACGGCAGACAGCCAGGGTTCCGGGTATTCTACAAAAGGATATAACGATGTAGCTAAAATGGATACTACGGCGTTCACAAAAATTGCCGCGCAAAAAGCAAGCGGTGCAGCTAACGCGCGTGCCATTGAACCTGGTAAATACACCGTGATACTGGAACCTGCAGCGGGAATAGTACTGCTGGAGCAACTCTATGGATCGCTTGATGCACGCAGTGCAGACGAAGGGCGCAGCTTTTTAAGCAAGCCGGGTGGTAAAACCCGTTTAGGCGAAAAACTGGTTGATGAGCGGGTGAACATCTACTCGGACCCATCTTACCCGGACCTGCCTACTGCAAACTGGAGCGGCGACGGGCAACCCCTTAAAAAGATGAGCTGGATAGAAAAAGGCGTGGTAAAGAACTTTAACTATTCACGCTTTTGGGCACAGAAAAAGGGAGTACAGCCAATACCTTACCCAAGCAACTTTATAATGGAAGGCGGCACCCAAACCCTTGATGAACTAATAAAGGGCACAGAGAAAGGCATACTAATTACCCGTTTGTGGTACATACGCCCGGTAGACCCGCAAACCTTGCTATACACCGGCCTTACCCGCGATGGTACTTTTTACATAGAGAACGGCCAGATAAAGTTCCCGATTAAAAACTTGCGCTTTAACGAGAGCCCGGTAATCATGCTGAATAACCTGGACGCGCTGGGCAGAACCGAACGAACGGTGAGCGGCGAAAGCAGCCAGAATGCGATGATACCGCCTATGCGCATAAGGGAATTTACATTCTCTTCATTGTCTGACGCGGTGTAA
- a CDS encoding TonB-dependent receptor has product MIRPYKMSVVCISCMLCSGFCLAQTLKGTVADSLGKPLSFASVNLKAGNLIVAYTNTNNKGTYSINIPADADKANLLIEASHLSYKKDVQKVSDFAVAYNFKLSGATNQLKTVVVKDNRPHLRTHGDTLDYKVSEFSSPQDRVIGDVIKKLPGVTVDKDGKISYNGKAISNFYIGGDNLLDDKYNIATSSIPNGVVDKVQVMENHQPVKMLQNKVVSDDVAMNLTIKKDAKLQLVGQETIGAGLPDKYYADLNAMMFKDKYKAINALKVNNTSLDLANDVIAHNKGGFMSRLDNDKPGSVLSLGTAGDPDLPTNRYLFNQAAMLNLNNLVNLKNDVQLRANVSYLHDTQKQKYTKFSEFYLPNDTVRYAEVQDNRQKPDLLHSLFSLNINKKEYYLSNNFVADYAKNTGYSALVTNGTPVNQVLKDNLTDISNEFNYMKTFKTNNIIELYSYLNRSTEPENRIIEPGLNPDIFNNGVPYKQLVQNVNIPTWFTNNYISYKVPGNKLTQSYKAGFMLQSQNLTSNLSLLQQNSTSALLSDSAVNNLDWTKRKLYSEARYDIPGSILKLTIILPVNYLNIDYKDSYYGLKKNLERLYFNPQLNIKYQTGIEDYISAGYNFNNDIGNIQDVYRGYILQNYRGLFANNADLTERKTQSASLGYNYRKAISLFFFGVNASYTHQDANSISSSIVTDNIQQRIVLPYDNNIDSWSGNGVVSKYAFSLRTTFSAGLSYQTTRLNQILNNIVLPYKTISTGASFGADTKLSNKVNFSYKAAYDRTRSKSTVTDSENKFERLTQQGSVNYNISDNLFLKVAGDHYYTHQQRANDLVYMFADASIRYKFKKIKADVEIGAQNLFNIKTYSALYLSANTFTSSAYTIPGRFLLAKFTFNI; this is encoded by the coding sequence ATGATACGGCCTTATAAAATGAGTGTAGTATGCATTTCATGCATGCTATGCTCCGGCTTTTGCCTGGCCCAAACCTTAAAAGGCACCGTTGCAGATAGCTTGGGGAAGCCATTATCCTTTGCAAGTGTAAACCTAAAGGCGGGTAACCTTATTGTTGCTTATACCAACACCAACAACAAAGGCACCTACAGCATTAATATTCCTGCTGATGCAGATAAGGCAAACTTGCTTATTGAGGCCAGCCACCTCAGCTACAAAAAGGATGTGCAAAAGGTAAGTGACTTTGCCGTTGCGTATAATTTTAAACTTAGTGGTGCTACCAATCAGTTAAAAACCGTGGTGGTAAAAGATAACAGACCTCACTTGCGGACGCATGGGGACACGCTCGACTATAAGGTTTCGGAGTTTTCTAGTCCTCAGGATAGAGTTATAGGTGATGTGATTAAAAAGCTGCCGGGTGTAACGGTTGATAAGGATGGTAAGATCAGTTATAACGGCAAAGCTATATCCAACTTTTACATAGGCGGTGATAACCTGCTGGACGACAAATACAACATTGCAACAAGTTCTATCCCGAACGGCGTTGTGGACAAGGTTCAGGTGATGGAGAATCACCAACCTGTAAAAATGTTACAAAATAAGGTGGTAAGCGACGATGTCGCCATGAATCTCACCATTAAAAAGGATGCAAAACTACAGTTGGTAGGGCAGGAGACTATTGGAGCCGGTTTGCCGGACAAGTATTACGCTGACCTGAATGCCATGATGTTTAAAGACAAGTACAAAGCTATCAATGCGCTGAAGGTAAATAATACCAGTCTCGACCTGGCTAATGATGTAATAGCCCACAACAAGGGAGGCTTTATGTCGCGACTGGATAATGATAAGCCCGGATCTGTTTTGTCCCTTGGTACTGCAGGAGATCCCGATCTGCCAACAAACCGTTACCTGTTTAACCAGGCAGCTATGCTCAACCTGAATAACTTAGTGAACTTAAAGAACGACGTTCAACTGCGTGCCAACGTATCTTACCTCCATGATACTCAAAAGCAGAAGTACACCAAATTCAGTGAGTTTTACCTTCCTAATGACACTGTACGCTACGCTGAGGTGCAGGACAACCGACAAAAGCCCGATCTGTTGCATAGTTTATTCTCGCTTAACATCAACAAAAAAGAATACTATCTAAGCAACAATTTTGTAGCGGATTACGCCAAAAATACCGGTTACTCTGCACTTGTGACAAATGGTACTCCCGTGAACCAGGTATTGAAAGACAACTTGACAGATATCTCAAACGAGTTCAATTACATGAAGACTTTTAAAACCAACAATATAATTGAACTCTACAGTTATCTTAACCGATCTACCGAGCCTGAAAACCGTATAATAGAGCCCGGCCTCAACCCAGATATATTTAACAACGGTGTTCCATACAAGCAATTAGTGCAAAATGTAAATATACCAACCTGGTTCACCAACAACTACATTTCTTACAAGGTGCCGGGTAATAAGCTAACCCAAAGCTACAAAGCCGGCTTTATGCTGCAATCACAAAACCTGACATCTAATTTGAGCCTTTTGCAGCAAAACAGTACAAGTGCTCTCCTGTCAGACAGTGCGGTGAACAACCTCGACTGGACCAAAAGGAAATTGTATTCCGAAGCACGGTACGATATTCCCGGCAGTATACTTAAGCTTACGATCATCCTTCCGGTCAATTACCTGAACATCGATTATAAAGACAGCTATTATGGTTTGAAAAAAAATCTTGAACGCTTGTACTTTAATCCACAGCTGAACATCAAGTACCAAACGGGTATAGAAGACTATATATCCGCAGGATACAACTTTAACAATGACATCGGCAATATACAGGATGTATACCGTGGCTACATTCTGCAGAACTACCGTGGTTTGTTTGCCAACAATGCCGATCTTACCGAACGCAAAACACAGTCGGCTTCTCTGGGCTACAACTATCGCAAGGCCATTTCGCTGTTCTTCTTTGGGGTGAACGCATCTTACACGCACCAGGATGCTAACAGCATATCATCAAGTATTGTTACAGATAACATACAGCAGCGTATTGTATTACCTTACGATAACAACATTGATTCGTGGTCGGGTAACGGGGTGGTAAGCAAGTATGCCTTTAGCCTGCGTACAACGTTTAGCGCGGGGTTAAGCTATCAAACAACCAGGCTCAACCAAATACTTAATAATATAGTGCTACCTTATAAAACCATCTCTACAGGTGCGAGTTTTGGCGCCGATACCAAGTTAAGCAACAAGGTAAACTTTAGCTATAAGGCCGCTTATGACCGTACCAGGAGTAAGTCTACCGTAACTGATTCTGAAAATAAATTTGAGCGACTTACACAGCAGGGATCGGTTAATTATAACATCAGCGATAATTTGTTCCTGAAGGTTGCGGGAGATCACTACTATACCCACCAGCAACGCGCAAACGATTTGGTTTACATGTTTGCCGATGCCAGCATCCGGTACAAGTTTAAAAAGATAAAAGCCGATGTAGAGATAGGGGCGCAAAACCTGTTCAATATCAAAACATACAGCGCGCTGTACTTATCGGCAAATACGTTCACGTCCAGTGCTTACACCATACCCGGGAGGTTCCTGCTGGCGAAGTTCACTTTTAATATCTAG
- a CDS encoding GLPGLI family protein, with product MKKFNLFLMCCFAAVIAKAQTPEMAKAIVHYKFTHVRDTTMRDKPYTENMVLFLGETSSAYKSFDKKTQDALMRKQLEQQIAEQKGNANMNFKITNNKPTTRSEIYQFPAVGKLMRKESLITPYLIEETMPAISWKITADTATHGTLKCQKATGHFRGRDYTAWFCPELPFRAGPWKLNGLPGLIVEAYDAKKEVEFKFDGLEQVDATKPVAKVADQPSPTGAFMKFNGDDEGDPNLISVPTNAVKTTEKEFNKLQDAMRKDPQAFMAAMGGGAGPGGNMVRSGGGAITGGPVRTVINVGPGLGGPQMNNPIELPEKK from the coding sequence ATGAAAAAGTTCAACCTGTTCCTGATGTGCTGCTTTGCGGCGGTTATTGCAAAAGCACAAACACCCGAAATGGCTAAAGCAATTGTGCACTACAAATTTACGCATGTGCGCGACACAACCATGCGCGATAAGCCCTACACTGAAAACATGGTGCTGTTTTTAGGAGAAACATCCAGCGCTTACAAAAGCTTTGATAAGAAAACTCAGGACGCCCTAATGCGCAAACAGCTGGAACAGCAAATAGCCGAGCAAAAGGGCAATGCTAATATGAATTTTAAGATAACCAATAACAAACCTACAACCCGGTCGGAAATATACCAGTTCCCTGCAGTGGGTAAACTGATGCGTAAGGAGTCGCTGATTACACCCTACTTGATAGAAGAAACAATGCCAGCCATTAGTTGGAAAATAACAGCGGACACAGCTACTCATGGTACGCTCAAGTGCCAAAAAGCAACGGGTCATTTTCGCGGCCGTGACTATACGGCATGGTTCTGCCCGGAGCTGCCTTTCCGCGCGGGCCCGTGGAAACTCAATGGGCTGCCTGGATTGATTGTGGAAGCTTATGACGCTAAAAAAGAAGTTGAGTTTAAGTTTGATGGCTTAGAGCAGGTTGACGCAACAAAGCCGGTTGCTAAGGTAGCCGATCAGCCTTCCCCAACAGGCGCTTTTATGAAGTTTAATGGCGATGATGAGGGCGACCCTAATTTAATATCCGTGCCCACCAATGCCGTTAAAACTACCGAGAAGGAGTTTAACAAACTGCAGGATGCTATGCGTAAAGACCCGCAAGCTTTTATGGCAGCAATGGGCGGCGGTGCTGGTCCGGGTGGTAATATGGTGCGCTCCGGAGGTGGTGCAATAACGGGTGGGCCGGTGCGTACGGTTATAAACGTTGGGCCGGGTTTGGGTGGTCCTCAAATGAACAATCCAATAGAACTACCCGAAAAGAAATGA
- a CDS encoding MlaE family ABC transporter permease, with product MFHSLGKYILLLRLSFKKPEKFSVYWAEVMREMVSIGVGSLGIISIISVFIGAVATIQVAFQLASPLVPKSIAGSIARDSTILEFSPTISALVLAGRVGSSIASQIGTMRVTEQIDALEIMGVNAPGYLIAPKILASIVMFPVLVVLSIVLGMMGGYLACVFSGDIAPAEFVMGLHDGFDPVTIQVALVKSFSFGFIISSICAYQGFYTSGGALEVGQSATRGVVYSCVMVLFADLMITRLML from the coding sequence ATGTTCCACAGTTTAGGAAAATATATACTTCTACTTCGTTTAAGTTTTAAAAAGCCCGAGAAGTTCAGTGTTTACTGGGCAGAAGTAATGCGCGAGATGGTCTCTATAGGTGTAGGCTCATTAGGCATCATATCTATTATCTCAGTATTCATTGGCGCGGTAGCCACCATACAGGTTGCGTTCCAGCTGGCTAGTCCGCTGGTACCAAAAAGTATTGCAGGCAGCATAGCGCGAGACTCTACCATTCTCGAGTTTAGCCCTACTATATCGGCACTGGTGCTTGCAGGCCGTGTTGGTTCTAGCATTGCGTCGCAAATTGGCACTATGCGGGTTACTGAACAGATTGATGCATTAGAAATAATGGGCGTAAATGCTCCGGGGTACCTTATTGCCCCTAAAATATTAGCCTCTATAGTAATGTTTCCCGTGCTTGTAGTGCTTTCTATTGTGTTAGGAATGATGGGAGGTTATCTTGCTTGTGTGTTCAGCGGCGATATTGCTCCCGCAGAATTTGTTATGGGCTTACATGATGGTTTTGATCCGGTTACTATCCAGGTTGCGCTTGTTAAATCCTTTTCTTTCGGCTTCATTATATCCTCTATATGTGCGTACCAGGGTTTTTATACCTCCGGCGGCGCACTTGAAGTTGGTCAGTCGGCTACAAGGGGTGTGGTTTATAGTTGTGTTATGGTTTTATTTGCCGATTTAATGATCACCCGATTAATGTTATGA
- a CDS encoding PspC domain-containing protein, producing the protein MEKKLYRNEHNKMIGGVCSGLADYLNIDVTIVRLVFLVLFVTHGAGFLMYIILLIAMPKRPFAYQDPNFNPGVDYRVPPFQHFSGMGTPPPFDPNFKVPFQPKKPSNAGMVFGCILIALGSLFLVDELNIIPDWDFDKLWPVLLVVAGIAVIYGGQKKQPWEKEGWNKTVETDVPAADEPTEKGGGIDLNKKSEEPNNDNPTTI; encoded by the coding sequence ATGGAAAAGAAGCTCTATAGAAACGAACACAACAAGATGATAGGTGGTGTTTGTTCCGGCCTGGCCGATTATTTAAATATTGATGTAACCATTGTACGCCTGGTGTTCCTGGTGTTGTTCGTAACTCATGGAGCCGGCTTTTTGATGTACATCATTTTACTGATAGCGATGCCAAAACGCCCGTTTGCGTATCAGGACCCCAACTTTAATCCGGGAGTAGATTACCGTGTACCACCATTTCAGCATTTTAGCGGAATGGGTACGCCGCCACCCTTTGATCCTAATTTTAAGGTGCCTTTTCAACCTAAAAAGCCTTCAAACGCAGGCATGGTGTTCGGCTGTATACTTATAGCACTTGGCTCATTATTCCTGGTGGACGAGCTAAACATTATTCCTGACTGGGACTTTGACAAACTTTGGCCCGTGTTGCTGGTAGTAGCTGGCATAGCAGTAATATATGGCGGCCAAAAAAAGCAGCCATGGGAAAAAGAAGGCTGGAACAAGACAGTTGAAACCGATGTTCCTGCCGCCGATGAGCCTACAGAAAAAGGCGGAGGTATAGACCTGAATAAAAAGAGCGAAGAACCTAACAACGATAACCCTACAACTATATAA
- a CDS encoding ABC transporter ATP-binding protein, with amino-acid sequence MIEVKDIYKTFGDNDVLKGISATFHTGKNNLIIGGSGSGKTTLLKCIVGLHEPTKGQVFFEDENFTEMDFEQRVPIRTQIGMLFQNSALFDSMTVEENIMFPLNLFTNQSAAEKRDRANFCLERVNLKDKNKLFPAELSGGMKKRVGIARAISMQPKYLFVDEPNSGLDPKTSILIDDLINDLTTEYNMTTVVVTHDMNSVMGIGDHIIFLHQGQKWWEGSNQEISKTDNQELNDFVFASKFMQAAKSKL; translated from the coding sequence ATGATAGAAGTAAAAGACATTTACAAAACCTTTGGTGATAACGATGTGCTTAAAGGTATCAGTGCCACATTTCACACCGGGAAAAACAACCTTATTATAGGTGGTTCAGGGTCAGGTAAAACAACCCTTTTAAAATGCATCGTTGGACTGCACGAACCTACTAAAGGACAGGTGTTTTTTGAAGACGAGAACTTTACCGAGATGGACTTTGAGCAGCGTGTACCTATACGCACCCAGATTGGCATGCTCTTCCAGAACTCGGCACTGTTTGATTCCATGACCGTTGAGGAGAACATCATGTTCCCACTTAATCTTTTCACAAACCAATCAGCAGCGGAAAAGCGCGACAGGGCTAACTTTTGCCTTGAACGCGTAAACCTGAAGGACAAGAACAAACTTTTTCCGGCGGAACTTTCCGGCGGTATGAAAAAGCGTGTAGGTATAGCCCGGGCAATATCCATGCAACCTAAATACCTGTTTGTGGATGAACCCAACTCGGGCCTCGATCCAAAGACCTCTATTTTAATCGACGACTTGATAAACGATCTTACCACCGAATATAACATGACAACCGTTGTGGTTACGCATGATATGAACTCGGTGATGGGTATTGGTGATCATATCATCTTTTTGCATCAGGGCCAAAAATGGTGGGAAGGCAGCAACCAGGAAATATCTAAAACAGATAACCAGGAGCTTAATGATTTTGTATTCGCCAGTAAGTTTATGCAAGCTGCAAAAAGTAAGCTATAG
- a CDS encoding LiaI-LiaF-like domain-containing protein, which produces MKSNKIMPGIILVLIGAIFLLNNYNVINFHWGNVIYLWPVFLIMGGVNLVLANNHTVWAAVVKVAVVILAFGLLIFAPERNHVYWNHHNGNFNFSDHDSDGDDTASSKGVIKVEGSSKFNEPFTAGTTTARLNINGGASVFDLKDTTSKLFSAETKEFVNRYEYVKTMDGNIPVIDFRMKNRKNNSFNFDSDKTNTAYLKLNTTPEWEINIKTGASETDFDLSKFKVKSLNINGGAASYDIKMGMPLAATNIEVSTGVSEVHIRIPKGAACQITTQSGLSSNDFDEFDKKEDNRWETPGFATATNKMYIKLKGGVSDFNVNRY; this is translated from the coding sequence ATGAAAAGTAACAAAATAATGCCGGGCATTATCCTGGTTTTAATAGGCGCAATATTCTTGTTGAATAACTATAATGTTATCAACTTTCACTGGGGCAACGTTATTTACCTCTGGCCTGTGTTCCTGATCATGGGCGGCGTTAATCTGGTGCTCGCAAACAACCACACCGTTTGGGCAGCGGTGGTTAAGGTGGCGGTAGTTATACTTGCATTTGGCCTGCTGATATTTGCTCCTGAAAGGAACCATGTGTACTGGAACCATCATAACGGCAACTTTAATTTCAGCGATCATGATTCAGACGGAGATGATACCGCCAGCTCTAAAGGTGTAATTAAGGTAGAAGGAAGCAGTAAGTTTAATGAACCCTTCACTGCAGGCACTACTACTGCACGTTTGAATATTAACGGCGGCGCTTCTGTATTCGACTTGAAAGACACCACAAGCAAGCTGTTTTCTGCAGAGACCAAAGAGTTTGTTAACCGTTATGAGTACGTTAAAACCATGGATGGTAACATACCGGTGATAGATTTTAGGATGAAGAACAGGAAGAATAATAGCTTCAACTTCGACAGCGACAAAACAAACACCGCTTACCTGAAACTGAATACAACGCCGGAGTGGGAGATAAATATTAAAACAGGTGCAAGCGAAACAGACTTCGATCTGAGCAAATTCAAGGTGAAATCGCTTAATATCAACGGGGGGGCAGCATCTTACGACATCAAAATGGGAATGCCGCTTGCAGCAACCAACATCGAGGTATCAACCGGCGTATCTGAGGTGCACATCCGCATACCAAAAGGTGCCGCTTGCCAGATCACCACACAATCAGGCCTTTCATCAAACGATTTTGACGAGTTCGATAAAAAAGAAGATAACCGTTGGGAAACCCCGGGTTTTGCTACAGCAACTAATAAAATGTACATCAAACTTAAGGGCGGAGTGTCTGACTTTAACGTGAACAGGTACTAA
- a CDS encoding SDR family oxidoreductase has protein sequence MTNALITGATKGMGRATAIALAKQGLNLSICSRNAQELSDFKAELKQIAPQIQVFTMVADVSKRDDVKNFAEFTDKNMGFVDILVNNVGMFKPSFILDDSEDSFQKQIDTNLMPAYELYRFFGKRMVSVGKGHIFNICSIAALAPVPEAGVYTVTKYALLGLNKVMKLEMQPHGVKVTAIIPGSTLTDSWRGADVDKNRMVLPEDIADAILTIYKMSPGANVDEMIVTPKYGQI, from the coding sequence ATGACGAACGCATTAATAACCGGAGCAACAAAAGGCATGGGCCGTGCCACAGCCATCGCACTTGCTAAACAAGGATTAAACTTGTCAATTTGTTCTCGTAACGCGCAAGAATTATCAGATTTTAAAGCGGAACTAAAGCAAATCGCTCCCCAAATACAAGTGTTTACCATGGTAGCAGACGTAAGTAAGCGCGATGATGTAAAAAACTTTGCCGAATTCACCGACAAAAACATGGGTTTTGTCGACATTTTAGTGAATAATGTAGGTATGTTCAAGCCCTCTTTTATACTTGATGACAGCGAAGATTCTTTCCAAAAACAGATAGATACCAACCTTATGCCGGCCTATGAACTATATCGTTTCTTCGGTAAACGCATGGTTTCTGTCGGTAAAGGGCACATCTTCAATATTTGCTCTATAGCAGCACTTGCACCCGTACCCGAGGCAGGGGTGTACACAGTAACAAAGTATGCGTTATTAGGTCTTAATAAGGTAATGAAACTCGAAATGCAGCCACACGGAGTAAAGGTTACGGCTATAATCCCGGGCTCGACATTAACAGACTCATGGCGCGGTGCTGATGTAGATAAGAACAGGATGGTTTTACCGGAAGATATAGCCGACGCAATCCTGACCATTTACAAAATGAGCCCGGGCGCCAATGTTGATGAGATGATCGTTACACCGAAGTACGGACAGATCTAA